In Populus nigra chromosome 10, ddPopNigr1.1, whole genome shotgun sequence, the following proteins share a genomic window:
- the LOC133706031 gene encoding NAC domain-containing protein 78-like: MGRSDSATSLAPGFRFHPTDEELVRYYLKRKVTNKPFRFDAISVTDIYKSEPWDLPDKSKLKSRDLEWYFFSMLDKKYGNGSKTNRATEKGYWKTTGKDRPIRQNSQVVGMKKTLVYHQGRAPRGQRSNWVMHEYRLVDEELEKAGIAQDAFVLCRIFQKSGTGPKNGEQYGAPFIEEEWDDDEVPLLPSEEMVLTEEAPVGDDAYLEMNELGQNFDTGITSENTALPQNFYYGEASNYVEQPRDFSEDDLKPMLRGAENRHGTSLPAEENLDLPGQYDTDAVKNEYNNVEPMNNVNAVDVNYLFDESYLDALNNLPQSEALFLEANDLSNPVEPETGGDSSGFDMLEEYLNFFDADDENMSFDPSDIFASDTAVSNQQPPPQDDVKGGTEEVLKAIQKPLETHGNVGPSSSKQKPEAMEFDSDFKYPFIKQASHMLGKIPAPPALASEFPSKDAALRIQSASSSSIHVTAGMIRIENMSLGGNGTEWSFGKNGNVDVILSFGLPQQEGGPASWVPMTSLFSGKAESVVSRGWLFLMFFWVLILSVSYKIGTCICAK, from the exons atgggcCGTAGTGACTCTGCAACTTCACTCGCTCCGGGGTTCCGATTCCACCCGACCGATGAGGAACTTGTCCGGTACTACCTTAAACGGAAGGTCACTAACAAACCGTTCCGCTTCGACGCCATCTCCGTCACCGATATTTATAAATCTGAGCCGTGGGATCTTCCAG ATAAGTCGAAGTTGAAGAGCAGGGATTTAGAATGgtatttttttagcatgttgGATAAGAAGTATGGAAATGGGTCTAAGACGAATCGTGCTACTGAGAAAGGTTACTGGAAGACGACTGGGAAAGATCGGCCTATTCGTCAGAACTCACAAGTTGTGGGGATGAAGAAGACCCTTGTGTACCATCAGGGTCGAGCTCCACGTGGTCAGCGCTCTAATTGGGTAATGCATGAGTACCGCCTTGTTGATGAGGAGCTGGAGAAAGCGGGAATTGCTCAA GATGCATTTGTGCTTTGCAGGATTTTCCAAAAGAGCGGGACAGGACCAAAGAATGGGGAGCAGTATGGGGCACCGTTTATTGAGGAGGAATGGGATGATGATGAAGTGCCTCTGTTGCCAAGTGAAGAGATGGTGTTGACTGAAGAAGCACCAGTTGGTGATGATGCATACCTGGAAATGAATGAGCTTGGCCAG AATTTCGACACTGGAATTACATCTGAAAATACTGCCCTTCCACAAAACTTCTACTATGGGGAAGCAAGCAACTATGTGGAGCAGCCCAGAGACTTCAGTGAAGATGATCTAAAGCCCATGTTAAGAGGGGCTGAAAATCGACATGGTACATCTCTGCCAGCTGAAGAGAACTTGGACTTGCCTGGGCAATATGATACAGATGCAGTAAAAAATGAATACAACAACGTGGAGCCAATGAATAATGTGAATGCTGTTGATGTGAATtatttgtttgatgaatcatACTTGGACGCTCTCAATAATCTTCCACAGAGTGAAGCACTTTTCCTGGAAGCTAATGATCTTTCAAATCCTGTGGAGCCAGAGACTGGCGGAGATTCCTCAGGTTTTGACATGCTGGAAGAGTACCTCAATTTCTTTGATGCTGATGATGAGAATATGTCTTTTGATCCCTCTGATATCTTTGCAAGTGATACTGCTGTTTCCAATCAACAACCTCCTCCGCAAGAT GATGTCAAGGGTGGAACTGAGGAAGTGTTGAAGGCAATCCAAAAACCATTAGAAACACATGGCAATGTTGGTCCATCCTCATCAAAGCAAAAGCCAGAGGCTATGGAATTTGATTCTG ATTTCAAATATCCATTCATCAAGCAGGCCAGTCACATGTTGGGGAAAATTCCTGCACCCCCTGCACTTGCTTCCGAGTTCCCTTCCAAGGATGCTGCTCTTCGCATACAGTCAGCATCTTCCAGCTCAATTCATGTTACTGCTGGTATGATAAGAATAGAAAACATGAGCTTAGGTGGCAATGGGACGGAGTGGTCATTTGGCAAGAATGGGAATGTTGATGTCATCCTTTCTTTTGGTTTGCCACAACAAGAAGGTGGTCCTGCCAGTTGGGTGCCGATGACTAGCTTATTCTCAGGCAAGGCAGAGTCTGTGGTGTCACGGGGTTGGctcttcttgatgttcttttGGGTCCTAATTCTCTCTGTAAGTTATAAAATTGGGACCTGTATCTGTGCCAAGTAA
- the LOC133706032 gene encoding malate dehydrogenase [NADP], chloroplastic produces the protein MSVADLTTPPVTSTYTKTSSRLHSPQLSLSSTRLSVHFSRSPRPNPRAQNFKITCSVNQAPSPVAVQTEEAKNKSECFGVFCQTYDLKAEEETKSWKKLINVAVSGAAGMISNHLLFKLASGEVFGPDQPIALKLLGSERSFQALEGVAMELEDSLYPLLREVSIGINPYEVFEDVEWALLIGAKPRGPGMERAGLLDINGQIFAEQGKALNAVASRNVKVIVVGNPCNTNALICLKNAPNIPAKNFHALTRLDENRAKCQLALKAGVFYDKVSNMTIWGNHSTTQVPDFLNARINGLPVKEVIKDHKWLEEEFTEKVQKRGGVLIQKWGRSSAASTAVSIADAMKSLVTPTPEGDWFSSGVYTSGNPYGIAQDIVFSMPCRSKGDGDYELVKDVTFDEYLLKRIAKSEAELLAEKRCVAHLTGEGVAFCDLPEDTMLPGEM, from the exons ATGTCTGTGGCAGACCTAACCACACCCCCTGTTACCTCCACATATACAAAGACAAGCAGTCGCTTACACTCTCCACAGCTTTCTCTCTCATCAACCCGTCTCTCTGTTCACTTTAGTCGCTCGCCGAGACCAAACCCTCGAGCCCAAAACTTCAAGATCACTTGCTCTGTCAA TCAAGCTCCATCCCCAGTTGCAGTTCAGACTGAAGAAGCCAAAAACAAGTCTGAATGCTTTGGTGTTTTCTGCCAAACATATGATCTCAAAGCT GAAGAGGAGACAAAATCAtggaagaaattaattaatgtagcGGTTTCAGGTGCTGCCGGGATGATATCTAATCACTTACTTTTTAAA CTTGCATCTGGTGAGGTTTTTGGCCCAGATCAGCCAATTGCGTTGAAACTACTTGGATCTGAAAGATCATTCCAAGCTCTTGAAG GGGTAGCAATGGAACTTGAGGATTCCTTGTATCCATTGTTGAGGGAGGTGAGTATCGGAATAAATCCTTATGAGGTGTTCGAAGATGTAGAATGGGCCCTTCTGATAGGAGCAAAGCCGCGAGGGCCTGGGATGGAACGTGCTGGCTTATTAGATATCAACGGGCAGATTTTTGCTGAGCAG GGAAAGGCTCTTAATGCTGTTGCATCTCGTAATGTCAAGGTGATAGTAGTTGGAAACCCTTGTAACACCAA TGcattaatttgtttgaaaaatgCTCCAAACATACCCGCAAAGAATTTTCATGCTTTAACAAGGTTGGATGAGAATAGGGCAAAATGCCAG CTTGCCTTGAAAGCAGGTGTTTTCTATGACAAAGTGTCAAATATGACCATATGGGGCAATCACTCAACCACTCAG GTTCCAGACTTTCTAAATGCTAGAATCAATGGTTTACCTGTCAAGGAGGTTATCAAGGATCACAAGTGGTTAGAGGAAGAGTTCACTGAGAAGGTCCAGAAG AGAGGTGGAGTGCTGATTCAGAAATGGGGACGGTCTTCAGCTGCATCAACTGCTGTGTCGATTGCTGATGCCATGAAGTCCCTAGTAACTCCCACCCCTGAGGGTGATTGGTTTTCTTCTGGA GTTTATACCAGTGGGAATCCTTATGGTATAGCACAGGATATAGTTTTCAGCATGCCTTGTAGATCAAAA GGAGATGGTGACTATGAACTCGTCAAGGACGTTACATTTGATGAGTATCTTCTCAAGAGAATTGCTAAG TCTGAAGCTGAATTGCTAGCTGAGAAGAGATGTGTGGCCCACCTCACAGGAGAG GGTGTTGCATTCTGTGATCTACCAGAAGACACGATGCTTCCTGGGGAAATGTAA